The region GGAAACGATGCACCGCTGGTCGCCTCACTTTCTAAAGATGGCCAGCATCGCAAAGTCAGACTGCAATTTGAAGGCTGGCCTGCGGTTCAATTTTCCGGCTGGCCTTCAGTCGCAGTCGGTACCTTCGGTGGTGTTGTCGCTGTCGTCGATTCGATGGATGATGGAATTGGTAAATTTCGAGTGCTGGTATTGCCTGATCCGGATGAAACAAGGCCGTGGCCCACAGCCAATGTCTTGAGGCAAGGGATTCGGGCCAGAGCCTGGGTGTTGCTGGATCGGGTCACGATCGGGCAGGAACTCTGGAGACAACTCAACGGATTCCCACCCGCTATTCAACTGGATGATTATAAGAGTTCAACGGACGACAAACTTCTTCGAGGGAAAAAATGACGCGATCCGGACAAGCATGGATGCTTGTTGGTTGCCTGGTGATAGCCGGATGCTCAACCGCTCGTACAAGTGTGGTTCGCTCCATCTCACCAGCATCGTCGTCGGTCGAGAAATCGACCGTCGCCAATCACAAGATCTCCGAAGAAAACACCACCGGCAAAGAGACCAGTTCTCGATACACAACCAACAAAACTGCCTTCCCACCTGAAATTCCAGAAGATCCGGTGCCTGCGGAAGAGACCTCATCCACGATTCAACTTGCCAATTCTGAAGTGCTGGATGCAGAACCTGCAGGTGCAACGGCTGCTGAGCAGACCGCTGCTTTACAGGGAGCATCGTCCCCACCAGGTCAAGTCAGCACACCTCCCGCCGGTGGAGGCGATGAGTTTATGGAGGGATCCTTGCTCCCCGGAAAGATCCGCCAGGAGATTCCTCCCAGCCCCGGGAATGCCGATGAGATTCCTATCGTAGGTGATGAGCGAGTCAGTCCACCCCTGGTACTCAACAGTGTCATCGACTCGGTCTACATGTCGTTTCCTCTTTTAAGGAATGCACTTTATGGCCGCAATATTGCCAATGGAGCCAATCTCGCTGCCCAGGGAGCTTTCGACCTCAAGCTGAATGCTGATTTGAATAACCAGCCCCTGGGTTACTACCAGACGTATCGGAATGGTGTCGATATTGCCCAGCCCGTGCTCCAGAATGGTGGAGAAGTGATTGCCGGGTATCGCGCGGGTCGTGGTAACTTTGAACCATGGTACGGAAATCGCGAAACCAACGATGGGGGCGAGTTCATGGCTGGCCTGGCGATCCCACTTTTGCAGAACCGTGCGATTGATAAACGCCGCGCTGAACTCTGGATTACTCAGGTTGGTCAATCAAAAGTCGAACCAGAGATTAAAACCCAGCTCCTGCAATTTATTCGTGATAGTACAATTGCCTATTGGGAATGGGTGGCCGCAGGGCAGGGGCTGCGAGTGGCTCGTGAGCTGCAGGCACTGGCACTGGATCGAGATCAACAGATCCGCGCGACAGTCCAGGAAGGTGATCGTCCCGAATCAGACATTATTGATAACCAGCGTTTAATTGTTGCCAGACAGGTCAAGCTGATTGAAGCGGAACAAAAGCTTCAAAGCTCGGCCGTCAAGCTCTCACTCTATTTGAGAGATGCTGCTGGCAATCCCTTTATCCCTTCCAACAGCATGCTGCCTGCGAGGTTTCCAACTCCGATGCTGGTGACACCCGAGGTACTGGAAGCCGATATTGCCTTCGCTACCTCTCGCCGGCCGGAATTGCTGGCACTCGATTTCGACCGTCAGCAATTGTCTATCGAGTTATTAAAGGCACAGAACGAACTGTTACCCACATTGGGTGCCCATGTCCTGGCCAAAAAAGATGTCGGCGGGCCAACCAGCTCGATCAATGATAAAGGTCCCTTCCAGGGAGAAGCCGGCTTGCAGTTTACCGTTCCTCTGCAACGTCGAAACGCCAACGGCAAAATCATGATGGTCGAAGGGAAGCTGGCTCAGAATATGGCCAAACGCCAATTCACGGCTGATAAAATTTCCGTCGAAGTTCGCACTGCCGTCATTGCCCTGGAAAATGCCTATCGTGCCATTGGTCAGGCCAGTGCTTCTGTCCGTCTCAACGAAGAGATGCAACGATTTGAAACCATTCGATTAAATGAGGGCGCGAGCGATCTCTTGAGATTGAACCTGCGCGAGCAGGCCACCTTTGATGCTCGTGTTCAGGAAGTTCTCGCCCTGCTAGGTTACTTCGCCGCAGAGGCTGACTATAAGGCCGCAACTGCGGCTGAACTCCCCGAAGAAATCCTGGTTCCCGCCAACTAATGAGTCAACAAAGCCCCCCATAGTCGAATTAAAAGGTTCCCGATTTGATGGCAGGGGGATTTTGCGAACCTGCCGCGCCACCTGCCTCTGGAACATCTAAACCGGCTCCTTTAAGCAGTGCCGCCGCATGAGTGGCCAACTGTGTTTCAGGATAATCAGTGACCATCTTTGATAATTGTTCACCCAGCTTTTCCTTAAGCTGGGGCTTGGCATTGGCCAGCTGTCGCTCAATATTCTGAATCTGCTTAAGCGCAGCCAGCCCAGATTTCACCTGGGGATCTTTCGGCAGATCTTTCTTTAACTTGGCAGCACCATCTGAAAGCGGGTAGCCCTTAAAAGTATCGTTCAATTTGAGCAGTAGCTCATAAGCCTTGAACTTGTTGCCCGCTTCGGCGGAAGCCAATGCTTCGTTTTCTAATTCCTGCCGCTCGGCATCGACCACTGCGAGCATTTTTTCTGCCACCGATTTGACCTCAGGGCGATTGGAAAGGGCCGCCTTTTTCAGTGGCTGGGCAACACCGCCGTAAGCACCAAATTCAACCTGTTGCCACAGAGGAATCATTTCCGGTGGGACTTCCGCACGTTCGACTTTCCATGTGGCACCCTGGGCGAGTCCCTTGATGGCATCGCTGTAGTCGTCGTAAGGCAAGCTCTCAATTTTCCCAGCAGCGCTGATTCCGCGAATCTGGCGAATGTTCTGCAGGCTGATTTCTCCCACGGAACTGCTGGCGAATTCTTTTTCAAAGCTGCGATCCGTATCGACGATGATCGGCCAGTTGATTTTTACCTGCTGAGCATATCGCTCGACTTCCGCTCGCTGTGTTCCAGAGTTCACTGCGATGAAGACAACAGGCAGCTTTTCATTCGATTTAGCAGCCGAAAGGATATCGGGCCAGGCGGCCCGACATTTGGGGCAGGTTTCTTCGAAGAACACCAGATAAACTGCTTTCCCACGAAGCTGTTCGTAGCTCAATGGCTGTGAATTGACCCACTGACCCGGATTTTTAGGCAAGGGGGGCTGGGCCAGAGCCTTACGAGAATCAGCCACCAGCAGAACGAATACGAAGGCCAACAGCACACCGGTCCAACCGGCCTTACTGGTCATGTTTTTTGCGATCATCGACGGACTCACTCACACCTGTGGACACGGAAGGACATCAACAGTCGCGTTCTTTGCGGCATCTACAACATACGGACATCTCGCCCGATTCATCGACAGCCATTGATCCAACAACGACCTCTGTATCATTTCGTTGCCCGGTGAACATCGCAAACACAATTCTCAAAAACCATCCATTTCGCAAAGACTCGGCATGTGAGTCACTTGCGGAGATCTCAGGCAGCAGTTGTGATGCTGTTACCGTATCAAGCTGAGAATCCCGGATACTCGTGCTGGTCAGTTCTGGAAAGAATACAGCAGCAAGCTCACGGCACTCAGCATCAGCAGCACTCAAGGAATCAACTCGATGTCGAATGAATACACCCAGCGTCTCAAAACGTTAGGGATCGAACTGCCACAACCACCAGTGGCCATTGCCTCTTACATCCCGGTCACGATCACACACCAGATGGCGATCACCAGCGGTCAGTTACCCATGGCAAATGGCCAGGTGCTGCATACTGGCAAAGTAGGCTCAGAAGT is a window of Planctopirus limnophila DSM 3776 DNA encoding:
- a CDS encoding TolC family protein, with product MTRSGQAWMLVGCLVIAGCSTARTSVVRSISPASSSVEKSTVANHKISEENTTGKETSSRYTTNKTAFPPEIPEDPVPAEETSSTIQLANSEVLDAEPAGATAAEQTAALQGASSPPGQVSTPPAGGGDEFMEGSLLPGKIRQEIPPSPGNADEIPIVGDERVSPPLVLNSVIDSVYMSFPLLRNALYGRNIANGANLAAQGAFDLKLNADLNNQPLGYYQTYRNGVDIAQPVLQNGGEVIAGYRAGRGNFEPWYGNRETNDGGEFMAGLAIPLLQNRAIDKRRAELWITQVGQSKVEPEIKTQLLQFIRDSTIAYWEWVAAGQGLRVARELQALALDRDQQIRATVQEGDRPESDIIDNQRLIVARQVKLIEAEQKLQSSAVKLSLYLRDAAGNPFIPSNSMLPARFPTPMLVTPEVLEADIAFATSRRPELLALDFDRQQLSIELLKAQNELLPTLGAHVLAKKDVGGPTSSINDKGPFQGEAGLQFTVPLQRRNANGKIMMVEGKLAQNMAKRQFTADKISVEVRTAVIALENAYRAIGQASASVRLNEEMQRFETIRLNEGASDLLRLNLREQATFDARVQEVLALLGYFAAEADYKAATAAELPEEILVPAN
- a CDS encoding TlpA family protein disulfide reductase; translated protein: MTSKAGWTGVLLAFVFVLLVADSRKALAQPPLPKNPGQWVNSQPLSYEQLRGKAVYLVFFEETCPKCRAAWPDILSAAKSNEKLPVVFIAVNSGTQRAEVERYAQQVKINWPIIVDTDRSFEKEFASSSVGEISLQNIRQIRGISAAGKIESLPYDDYSDAIKGLAQGATWKVERAEVPPEMIPLWQQVEFGAYGGVAQPLKKAALSNRPEVKSVAEKMLAVVDAERQELENEALASAEAGNKFKAYELLLKLNDTFKGYPLSDGAAKLKKDLPKDPQVKSGLAALKQIQNIERQLANAKPQLKEKLGEQLSKMVTDYPETQLATHAAALLKGAGLDVPEAGGAAGSQNPPAIKSGTF